Genomic segment of Gloeocapsa sp. PCC 7428:
TGACGCTCATCTATTTTGTCCGCCAGCGGAAAGATTTACCTTTTAACTGGATCTTTCTTTTATTTGGTGCCTTTATTGTGGCGTGCGGTACAACTCACTTAATGGGAATCTGGACGCTATGGCATCCTAATTACTGGTTATCGGGAACAATTAAACTTGTAACAGCAGTTGTTTCCGTTTATACGGCTGCACTGCTTGTGCCACTAGTACCACAAGCTTTAGCGCTACCGAGTCCAGCCCAGCTTGAGGCGGCAAACTTAGAGCTACGCAATCAAATTGCTGAACGCGAACGGGCGGAAGCACAAATTCGCACTTTGAATCTGGAACTCGAACAACGAGTGAGCGATCGCACTGCGCAGCTAGAAGCTGCCAACAAGTTGAAAGATGAGTTACTTATACGCGAACAAGAAGCCCGTGCGACAGCAGAAGCAGCAAATCGTGCTAAAGATGAGTTTCTTTCGATGCTTTCGCATGAGTTGCGTACCCCGCTTAATGCCATGTTAGGATGGTCGCAACTTCTCCGCAGCCAGAAGCTAAACGAAACGACGCGATCGCGGGCGCTGGAAGCCATCGAGCGTAACGCTAGAGGTCAAGCAAATTTGATTGAAGATCTGCTTGATATTTCGCGCATCATTACTGGGAAACTACGCTTGCACGTTCGTCCGATTGAGCTTGTTCCGGTGATTGAGGCAGCAATTGATACCGTGCGTCCAGCAGCTGATGCCAAGCAAGTGCGGATTCAAAGTGTACTCGATCCATCAGCAGGTCCGGTTTCAGGAGATTCGGATCGCTTACAGCAAGTCGTGTGGAATTTATTGTCGAATGCCATTAAGTTTACGCCAAAAGGCGGACGGGTGCAAGTGCGGCTAGAGCGGGTTAATTCACACGTTGAAATCATTGTTAGCGATACGGGACAAGGCATTAGCCCTGAATTTCTGCCGTATATTTTTGAGCGCTTTCGTCAGGCTGATAGTACGCATACGCGATCGCATGGCGGCTTAGGTTTGGGACTTGCGATCGTGCGTCATTTAGTCGAACTGCATGGCGGTACTGTACAAGCGCAAAGCCCTGGCGAAGGACAGGGAACAACTTTTATGGTGCAATTACCGCTTACTGTTGTTTTAAAGACGCATGAATCAGAGCGCGTACATCCGACGGTAGGCGGTGAAGTTTCTTTTGATTACGCTCCAACGCTGAGTGGTTTGAAAGTTTTGTTGGTTGATGATGAGGCGGATGCACGCGATTTACTTGCGACGGTACTTCAGGAATGCCAAGCACTCGTAAAAACAGCCGCGTCTGTCGCCGAAGCGATCGCCGCAATTGAACAGTTTCAACCGGATATTTTAGTCAGCGATATTGGAATGCCAGGGGAGGATGGCTATAGTCTGATTCGCCGTATCCGAGCGATGGAAGCACCGAACGGTGCGAGAATTCCGGCTGTAGCGCTGACAGCGTATGCTAGAGTTGAAGACCGTACCCGTGCGCTAGCCGCAGGGTTTCAAATGCATATCGCCAAGCCCGTCAATCCTACTGAGTTAGTTGCCGTGATTGCCAACCTCGCAGGATGGAAAGGAGTTTTGAATGTTGAGTTTTGAGTTGAAAATCACTAATTACCAGTTACCAATTACCAATTACCAACTTTTAGACAAACTGAGTTGACGAAAGCGCCATAAAAAAACTCCAGCGGCGATCGCCACACCAATTGATTGTCCTAACCATAATCCTGTACCACCCAAACCAAAACGAAATCCGAGTAAGTAGCCACTCGTTAAGCCAACGCCCCAGAACGTGCAGAAGCTGATTAACATTGGTATGCGCGTATCTTTTAGTCCATAAAGTGCGCCGGATGCTGTTTTTTGCACGCTATCTAAGATTTGAGCGACAGATGCGATAGTAAGCATTGGCATGACGATCGTCAAGACTGAGGCGTTTTCTGGCGCGCGGATATCGATATATAGCCCTATGACTTGCAGCGGAAATACAAGCAGTGCGATCGCCATGAGTGTCATAAAGACAACCCCACTACTTATCCCCACATAACCCGCAAGTCGTGCCGCAGCGTAATTTTGCTGTCCGCTCCACTGCCCGACGCGAATTGTTGTGGCAAACGACATTCCCAGCGGTACCATGAAGATGACGATAATGGTTTGCAATATGATTTGATGCGCAGCAAGTACTTCAGTTCCTAATGCACCCATCAGGTAAGTGACAACTGTAAACAGTCCGGTTTCTAAAGCAGCAGATACCCCGATTGGCACGCCAATTAACACCAATTCCCAAAAGATGCGCAACTTTAACTGATGTAAATTCTCAAACAAGCGGTGAGCTTTTAGTTTCGGGTGTTTCAGCGTGTAAACAACCAGCGACAAAAACATTCCCCAAAGCGATACGATACTTGCCCAAGCAAGCCCCTGTAGCCCCATTGCCGGAAACCCCAATTTACCAAGCCCTAAGACATAGTTACCTGCAATATTAAACAGCGTACCGCCAATAACAATTATCATGACAGGACGTGCGTGCGAAAGCCCTGAAACGACACTACGTAACGTTGCAAACGCTAAAGCGGGGAACAATCCCCAAAGCATAATGTCTAAATATGTTTTTGCTAATGCTATTGTTGTTGCTTGTTGTCCAAACTGACGCATCAGTGTATCGATGTTGCCGAGGAAGAACATCACGGGAATTGCCAGGATCGCTGATAGCCATAACCCTTGACGCGCCACTTGTTGAACTCGTGCTTTGTTCCCTGCGCCGTAAGCTTCCGCTACTAAAGGGCTAACTCCGATGACAACGCCGCCAGCAGTGTTGAGTAGCGCCGTGAAGGTAATTGCCGCGAGTCCTCCCGCTGCTAAGGTTTCTTGCCCTAATCTGCCCATAATTACAGTATCGACAAAACCTGTTGCCGATTGCGCAACTTGAGCGCTGGCTAAGGGAATTGCGAGTCGCAGAAACTCCTTAAATTCAGTTCGGAGCGATGGGCTGGAGGTTAAAGACATCGTGCAGATTGCATGAGATTAGCTCTAGTTCACTGTAGCATTGCTGATTGTTGACAATCTAAAATTTTATTTATAGACTATTGCTTAATGCTGCTCAAAGTACATTTTTCATGAAGAGGCGATCGCAACTGACCATCGTTCATCGCAGTCTTGAAGTACAAGCCACGGATGCGATTCGTGAAGAAATTCTCAGTGGTGTTCTTCCACCAGGTTCGCGGTTATTGGAAATTGAGTTATCCGAACGCTTAAATTTAAGTCGCGGTACAATTCGATCTGCGTTACAGCAGCTAACGTATGAAGGTTTAGTGGAACAGTTTCCCTATCGTGGTTGTGCAGTTTCCGGATTAAGTTCGCGCGATGCTTGGGAACTTTACACCTTACGCAATGCGTTAGAAGGATTAGCCGCAAAACTGCTTGCAGAGTCAATCACGCCTGCTAAAACAAGAATTCTCAATACTCAATTACAGCATTTAGTCAAAGCAGCAAAACGCGGTAAGTGGCAAGATCTAGCAGATACAGACTTTGCACTCCATAAAACGATTATTGAACTTTCGGAACACCAGCGCTTGCAGCAACAATACAAAATTGTCGAACAACAAATTAGACTATACATTGTTTCGTGCAACGCGATTCATCCGAATTTAGATGAAATTAGATTGCAGCACGAAAGCTTAGTTGATGCAATTTGTTCAGGTAATGCTGAAGTTGCAGAACAAATTGCTCAAGAACACAACGGTGATGGTCAAGCACTAATAGCACATTTAAAAGCATTAGAACAGAAAAATGATTAATTTTAATGATTATCAAGCTTTAACGTTTGATTGCTACGGCACTTTAATCGATTGGGAAAACGGTATTTTAGGTGCAATGAAGCCTATTTTATCGGCTCATAATGTTAAAATAGACGATCGTGAAATTATTAAGTGTTATTCCGAAATTGAGCCAGTAATTCAGCAACAAGGTTATATTAAATACCGCGAGGTTCTCAAAAAAGTTGTACAAAAATTTGGTGATCGCTTTGATTTTACACCAACTGCACCTGAAATAAACTCGCTTCCTGAATCTTTACAAAATTGGCAACCTTTTCCTGATACAATAGAAGCACTTCAGTTACTCAAACAAAAATATAAGCTAGTCATTATTTCTAATATAGATGACGATCTATTTGCGGCTACCGCTAAGCATTTAAAAGTTGAATTTGATGAGATTATTAGCGCCGAACAAGCAAAAAGCTACAAACCATCCTTAAATAACTTCAAACTGGCGTTTTCTAGAATTGGCATACCACAAGCACAAGTATTACACGTTGCCGCAAGTCTGTATCATGATATCGTTCCAGCGCGATCGTTAGGATTAACAACCGTATGGGTCAATCGCAACGCTGAAGCTAGCAGTAATTTACCAGATTTAGAAGTACCAGACTTGCGATCGCTTGTTTCGTTAATTGATATTTAGCATAAACAATTTTGGGTTTGATATCAAAAGCAGTTACTACTTACCTTTAAGGGTTAGTAATTGCTAATATTAAATCTGGTTGATTAGTGATGATAAAAATGGTGAAGGGTGACTAGTAACTAACCACAAATAAAGGTTATTTAATCGGAGATGATATAACTAGTCATTAAACAGCTAGCTATTGGCTATTAGCCTTTTTTGGGCTAAGTGCTAAATACTTTACTATTACCGTGTTTTCAGGGAACGGCAAACAGAACTTATTGCATTTTACTAAAAGTTATTATTCGCAAAGCTGTTCGAGAATGTCCAGATAGACGCTGAGCAAAAGCACCGAAAATCGCTATTAAGTTTGCCTTTTCCCTTTAATCTACATAGTGCCACGAAGTCTAATTGTGGGACTGTGTTATCAATACTCTACAAATTGGGAAAGCTGACAGAAGGCGGAAGCTGTTTTGCCTGGTTACTTTCATAGGATGAGATGAACTCTCAATCTTATAGAACTATGTCGCGTCATCTGGAAAGGCTGCTACACATCGATCACCTATTGCGCTCAAGTTGCGGTCAAACTAGTGTTAGCTTGGCTCAGGCTCTGGAAGTAAGCGATCGCACGATTCGAGACGATTTAGCATTTTTGCGCGATCGCTATCATGCACCCTTGCAGTATCGCAAAAAAACAGGTTGGCGTTACACAGATCTGGCATGGCGACTGCCGAGTATTTCTTTAAGTAAAGGAGAACTGTTTGCGCTGACATTGGGAGCAAGAATGCTAGAAGCCTACGCAGGTTCGGCGTATGAACAGGAATTGCGATCGTCAATTGAACGGTTATCCGAGCGATTACCAGAGCAAACTTGGATTGACTTACAGCAGTTAGCCGACGAACGAATTATCTTTCGTGCGGGGGCGCAAATGGTCAACCTCAACCCTCTGATTTGGCAGCAGTTATTAGAAGCTTGTCGTACGTCAAAGCGAGTGTGGATTCGCTATTATGCAGCAACTCGACTTGAGGAATCCGAGCGAGTCATCGATCCTTATCTGCTTCACATTTACCGCGCCACTAACCCTTATGTCATTGGTTTTTGCCACAAACGCCAAGAAATTCGCTGGTTTCGTATCGACCGCATTCAGGAACTACAGCTACTCGATGAAACCTTTGAGCGCAAGTCTAATTTTGATCCTAAAACTTACTTGCAGAAGATTTTTCAGCATGAGGTCGGGGGACACCCAGTCTCTGTAGTTATTTGGTTTGATGCATCAGCAGCGCCCTTTATTCGCGAACGTCGCTGGCACGTTACTCAAGAAATTGAGGAACACCCAGATGGTTCATTAACTTTGCATCTCACAACTTCAGGGTTAAATGACCTGAAGCGGTGGGTGTTGGGTTACGGAAAGGGTGCAGTAGTGCAAGCGCCAACTGAGTTGGTGGAATTGGTGAAAGCAGAAGTTAAGGAAATGAGA
This window contains:
- a CDS encoding ATP-binding protein produces the protein MNSLTLDFLHGELGHLSGFAQQTMVEAFIPHGHCYLWKPELVGLHIVSDSLIALAYYSIPLTLIYFVRQRKDLPFNWIFLLFGAFIVACGTTHLMGIWTLWHPNYWLSGTIKLVTAVVSVYTAALLVPLVPQALALPSPAQLEAANLELRNQIAERERAEAQIRTLNLELEQRVSDRTAQLEAANKLKDELLIREQEARATAEAANRAKDEFLSMLSHELRTPLNAMLGWSQLLRSQKLNETTRSRALEAIERNARGQANLIEDLLDISRIITGKLRLHVRPIELVPVIEAAIDTVRPAADAKQVRIQSVLDPSAGPVSGDSDRLQQVVWNLLSNAIKFTPKGGRVQVRLERVNSHVEIIVSDTGQGISPEFLPYIFERFRQADSTHTRSHGGLGLGLAIVRHLVELHGGTVQAQSPGEGQGTTFMVQLPLTVVLKTHESERVHPTVGGEVSFDYAPTLSGLKVLLVDDEADARDLLATVLQECQALVKTAASVAEAIAAIEQFQPDILVSDIGMPGEDGYSLIRRIRAMEAPNGARIPAVALTAYARVEDRTRALAAGFQMHIAKPVNPTELVAVIANLAGWKGVLNVEF
- a CDS encoding MATE family efflux transporter; translation: MSLTSSPSLRTEFKEFLRLAIPLASAQVAQSATGFVDTVIMGRLGQETLAAGGLAAITFTALLNTAGGVVIGVSPLVAEAYGAGNKARVQQVARQGLWLSAILAIPVMFFLGNIDTLMRQFGQQATTIALAKTYLDIMLWGLFPALAFATLRSVVSGLSHARPVMIIVIGGTLFNIAGNYVLGLGKLGFPAMGLQGLAWASIVSLWGMFLSLVVYTLKHPKLKAHRLFENLHQLKLRIFWELVLIGVPIGVSAALETGLFTVVTYLMGALGTEVLAAHQIILQTIIVIFMVPLGMSFATTIRVGQWSGQQNYAAARLAGYVGISSGVVFMTLMAIALLVFPLQVIGLYIDIRAPENASVLTIVMPMLTIASVAQILDSVQKTASGALYGLKDTRIPMLISFCTFWGVGLTSGYLLGFRFGLGGTGLWLGQSIGVAIAAGVFLWRFRQLSLSKSW
- a CDS encoding GntR family transcriptional regulator, which gives rise to MKRRSQLTIVHRSLEVQATDAIREEILSGVLPPGSRLLEIELSERLNLSRGTIRSALQQLTYEGLVEQFPYRGCAVSGLSSRDAWELYTLRNALEGLAAKLLAESITPAKTRILNTQLQHLVKAAKRGKWQDLADTDFALHKTIIELSEHQRLQQQYKIVEQQIRLYIVSCNAIHPNLDEIRLQHESLVDAICSGNAEVAEQIAQEHNGDGQALIAHLKALEQKND
- a CDS encoding haloacid dehalogenase type II: MINFNDYQALTFDCYGTLIDWENGILGAMKPILSAHNVKIDDREIIKCYSEIEPVIQQQGYIKYREVLKKVVQKFGDRFDFTPTAPEINSLPESLQNWQPFPDTIEALQLLKQKYKLVIISNIDDDLFAATAKHLKVEFDEIISAEQAKSYKPSLNNFKLAFSRIGIPQAQVLHVAASLYHDIVPARSLGLTTVWVNRNAEASSNLPDLEVPDLRSLVSLIDI
- a CDS encoding YafY family protein — protein: MSRHLERLLHIDHLLRSSCGQTSVSLAQALEVSDRTIRDDLAFLRDRYHAPLQYRKKTGWRYTDLAWRLPSISLSKGELFALTLGARMLEAYAGSAYEQELRSSIERLSERLPEQTWIDLQQLADERIIFRAGAQMVNLNPLIWQQLLEACRTSKRVWIRYYAATRLEESERVIDPYLLHIYRATNPYVIGFCHKRQEIRWFRIDRIQELQLLDETFERKSNFDPKTYLQKIFQHEVGGHPVSVVIWFDASAAPFIRERRWHVTQEIEEHPDGSLTLHLTTSGLNDLKRWVLGYGKGAVVQAPTELVELVKAEVKEMRERYLNVGDNN